Proteins from a single region of Nomia melanderi isolate GNS246 chromosome 9, iyNomMela1, whole genome shotgun sequence:
- the LOC116432500 gene encoding calmodulin-lysine N-methyltransferase, with product MADTNVPRRETSSREGKEPRRRNTAQSRWRILAKTLIGSRGSVFTDGEEDVSVRRFTSFGLLATVRLENASEDSSSAWYEYSAILENKTFEVQIRWIKKSFTANELIGFNNTGNVCVWPSEECLAYYLLKNREICRNRRVLELGGGMSCLAGVIAAKYCGPSSVALTDGNATSVENVRRIVARNEMADFVECRVLRWSKAARAIRAARSARAFPYANPMGLRIKSWTTGDGEAANVPEKLYDVILCADCLFFDEVRSDLVETIFGWLANDGLALVMAPRRGTTFQKFAEAAAKRGFLARQIDRYDNKVWSRHLEMLDHSQEYCPDLHYPILLELTKQKRLPSG from the exons ATGGCCGATACAAATGTCCCGCGACGCGAGACGTCGAGCCGCGAAGGGAAGGAGCCGAGGCGGAGGAACACCGCGCAGAGCAGATGGCGTATCTTAGCGAAGACGTTGATCGGTTCGCGAGGATCGGTGTTCACGGACGGAGAGGAGGACGTGTCTGTTCGCCGTTTCACCAGCTTCGGCCTGCTCGCGACCGTCCGGCTGGAGAACGCGTCCGAAGACTCGAGCTCCGCGTGGTACGAGTACTCGGCCATTTTGGAGAACAAGACGTTCGAGGTGCAGATCCGTTGGATAAAGAAGAGTTTCACGGCGAACGAACTGATCGGCTTCAACAACACCGGGAACGTTTGCGTCTGGCCTTCGGAGGAATGCTTGGCCTATTATCTGCTGAAGAACCGCGAGATCTGTCGGAACCGAAGAGTCCTCGAGCTCGGGGGCGGCATGAGCTGCTTGGCAGGCGTGATCGCTGCCAAGTACTGCGGTCCGAGCAGCGTCGCGCTCACGGATGGCAACGCGACCAGCGTGGAGAACGTTCGTCGCATCGTCGCTAGGAACGAGATGGCCGATTTCGTCGAGTGCCGCGTCCTTCGATGGAGCAAAGCTGCCAGAGCGATCAGGGCGGCTAGATCGGCCCGAGCGTTCCCTTACGCGAACCCCATGGGCCTTCGAATCAAG AGCTGGACGACGGGAGACGGCGAGGCAGCGAATGTCCCGGAGAAATTGTACGACGTGATCCTATGCGCGGACTGTCTGTTCTTCGACGAGGTTCGCTCGGATCTGGTGGAAACGATTTTCGGCTGGCTGGCGAACGATGGCCTAGCTCTGGTAATGGCGCCCAGGCGCGGCACGACCTTTCAAAAATTCGCGGAAGCGGCCGCGAAACGAGGCTTTCTAGCGCGACAGATTGATCGTTACGACAACAAGGTTTGGTCGAGACATCTGGAGATGCTGGACCACAGCCAGGAGTATTGTCCGGACCTCCATTACCCGATCCTCCTGGAACTGACCAAGCAGAAGAGGTTGCCCTCCGGATGA